Sequence from the Thermocoleostomius sinensis A174 genome:
CTTGTGTGAACCCGTACTGTAGCGAAACTAACAGCCAGTTTGGCGAAAACACTGCTGATAGTTAAAGTAAACAATTCATTGATATTAGAACAGTCAACTTAATCGTCAGGTGAAACAGAATGAGCCTATTTTCAACCGATCGCATTTTAGTGCCTATTGACTTCTCCGATGGAGCCTTTACGGCCTTGTCCCAAGCCATCGATTTTGTTGGCGACCCAGCCCGCGTGTATGCCTTGCATGTTTTGCAACCTCTAGAACCAACTGATCCGGCGGTTATCTGGCAAACGCTGGACGATCAGACCCGCAAGCAACATGTTGAGAAAGCTTTTTTTGAACGGTGTAGCGACGCTAAGTATCAAGGGCTACATTTTGATGTGGCGATCGGCAACCCCAGTTCTGAAATTGTTGACTATGCCAAACAACACAACATCGATTTGATTGTGGTATCGCCGCATGGTCGTACAGGCCCGCTGGGGCGGTTTTTGCTGGGGTCGGTAGCGGAACGGGTTGTTCGTCATGCCCACTGTCCGGTGTTGGTAGTGCGTAGGTAAACCTATCCTATGCACCAAAGCTGACCTCTTCAACCTTAAACCCGACAAAAAAAGTCGGGTATGTTTGCGGTGTTTTGCGGCCCATGCTACGATGCTCGGCAATGGTTAAAAGGCTATGCGCTGTTATTGCGCGAATTGATTCGTGGTTTAGCACGCTGTGACTGAGTATTCGCTAGCTATTTGCTGTGTTGATGCTGTTGAGAAAAGGTATCTAGGACGATCTCATGACCCAGGCAATCCCAACTTCAACTTCGACCTCTACTGCCGCCACCTTCACGGCTCTTAAATGTAAAGAATGTGGGGCTGAATACGAACCCAAAGCAATGCATGTTTGCGAATTTTGCTTTGGGCCGCTGGAAGTCACCTATGATTACAGCGCTTTGGCTCGAACGGTAACTCGCCGTAGCATCGAGGCTGGGCCAAAGTCTATCTGGCGCTACCGTTCTTTTCTGCCAGTTGCCAGTGAAACACCGATTGATGTCGGGACGGGCATGACACCCCTCTTGAAGGCTAACCGCTTGGCACGTCGCCTGGGTCTCAAGCAGTTGTTCATCAAGAATGATGCCGTTAACATGCCCACTCTCAGCTTCAAAGATCGGGTGGTATCAGTAGCCCTCACCCGTGCGCGTGAACTGGGCTTCACCACAGTGTCTTGCGCTAGTACTGGAAATTTGGCAAATTCTACGGCTGCGATCGCGGCTCATGCCGGGTTAGACTGCTGTGTGTTTATTCCCTCGGATCTCGAAGCGGGCAAGATCTTAGGAACGCTGATTTATGGCCCAACGGTGATGGCAGTGCAAGGCAATTACGATCAGGTGAATCGCCTCTGTTCGGAAGTGGCCAACACGCATGGCTGGGGCTTTGTCAACATCAACTTGCGTCCGTACTACTCGGAAGGTTCAAAAACCTTGGGGTATGAGGTAATTGAGCAACTAGGCTGGCAACTGCCCGATCACATTGTCGCTCCTTTGGCTTCTGGTTCTCTCTTCACCAAGATCTATAAAGGGTTTCAAGAATTTACTCAGGTTGGCTTAGTCGAAGGCAAGTCGGTACGCTTCAGTGGGGCCCAAGCCGACGGCTGCTCTCCGATTGCTCAAGCCTTCAAGGAAGGGCGCGATTTCATCAATCCAGTCAAGCCCAGCACCATTGCCAAGTCGATCGCCATTGGCAACCCCGCCGATGGAGTGTATGCCGTAGATATTGCTCGCAAGACCAACGGCAACATCGAATCAGTCACCGATCAAGAGATCATCGATGGCATCAAGCTGCTAGCCGAAACCGAAGGCATCTTTACCGAAACAGCAGGGGGCACAACAATTGCCGTCCTGAAGAAACTGGTAGAAGCGGGCAAAATTGACCCAGATGAAACCACCGTTGCCTATATCACAGGAAATGGACTCAAGACCCAAGAAGCGGTACAAGGCTATATTGGCGAACCATTGACAATCGAACCCAAACTCGACAGCTTTGAGCGGGCCCTAGAGCGCTCTCGCACCCTCGATCGATTGGAATGGCAACAAGTACTAGTTTAAAGACTGTAGCCATTAATCTAGAGCCATTTGTCTTCTTCTTTCTCCTTCCTGCTTGGTTCTCTTGATTCACCCTTCATTACGTTTACCGTTCAAGCTATGTCTGTTAAAGTTCTAATTCCTACACCTCTGCAAAAATTTACCCGCGACC
This genomic interval carries:
- a CDS encoding universal stress protein, with amino-acid sequence MSLFSTDRILVPIDFSDGAFTALSQAIDFVGDPARVYALHVLQPLEPTDPAVIWQTLDDQTRKQHVEKAFFERCSDAKYQGLHFDVAIGNPSSEIVDYAKQHNIDLIVVSPHGRTGPLGRFLLGSVAERVVRHAHCPVLVVRR
- the thrC gene encoding threonine synthase yields the protein MTQAIPTSTSTSTAATFTALKCKECGAEYEPKAMHVCEFCFGPLEVTYDYSALARTVTRRSIEAGPKSIWRYRSFLPVASETPIDVGTGMTPLLKANRLARRLGLKQLFIKNDAVNMPTLSFKDRVVSVALTRARELGFTTVSCASTGNLANSTAAIAAHAGLDCCVFIPSDLEAGKILGTLIYGPTVMAVQGNYDQVNRLCSEVANTHGWGFVNINLRPYYSEGSKTLGYEVIEQLGWQLPDHIVAPLASGSLFTKIYKGFQEFTQVGLVEGKSVRFSGAQADGCSPIAQAFKEGRDFINPVKPSTIAKSIAIGNPADGVYAVDIARKTNGNIESVTDQEIIDGIKLLAETEGIFTETAGGTTIAVLKKLVEAGKIDPDETTVAYITGNGLKTQEAVQGYIGEPLTIEPKLDSFERALERSRTLDRLEWQQVLV